One genomic region from Knoellia sp. p5-6-4 encodes:
- the nuoF gene encoding NADH-quinone oxidoreductase subunit NuoF: MSTTLTPILTKFWDHPQSWTLETYRANDGYKALEKALKMEPSELVQMTKDSGLRGRGGAGFPTGMKWGFLPPPDGGPRYLVVNADESEPGTCKDIPLMMAAPQFLIEGVAITSYAIGCNHAFIYLRGEVVHVYRRLLRAVEEAYAAGLLGKNIMGSGFDLDVTVHAGAGAYICGEETALLDSLEGRRGQPRLKPPFPAVAGLYARPTVVNNVESIASVPPILLHGSTWFSDMGTEKSQGFGIFSLSGHVKNPGQYEAPLGITLRELLEMAGGMRDPQKKLKFWTPGGSSTPLFTDAHLDVPLDFESVGAAGSMLGTRALQIFDETTCVVRAVDRWTEFYKHESCGKCTPCREGTWWLKQITGRLENGQGSEEDLEKLLDICDNILGRSFCALGDGATSPITSSIQYFREEYIAHLTGGGCPFDRDASSLFAKDNVPA; the protein is encoded by the coding sequence ATGAGCACGACCCTCACCCCGATCCTGACGAAGTTCTGGGACCACCCGCAGTCGTGGACCCTGGAGACCTACCGCGCCAACGACGGCTACAAGGCGCTCGAGAAGGCGCTGAAGATGGAGCCGTCCGAGCTGGTGCAGATGACCAAGGACTCGGGCCTGCGCGGTCGTGGCGGTGCGGGCTTCCCGACCGGCATGAAGTGGGGCTTCCTGCCCCCGCCGGACGGCGGCCCCCGCTACCTCGTGGTCAACGCCGACGAGTCCGAGCCGGGCACCTGCAAGGACATCCCGCTGATGATGGCGGCGCCGCAGTTCCTCATCGAGGGCGTGGCCATCACGTCCTACGCGATCGGCTGCAACCACGCCTTCATCTACCTGCGCGGCGAGGTCGTGCACGTCTACCGGCGCCTGCTGCGCGCGGTCGAGGAGGCCTACGCGGCGGGGCTGCTCGGCAAGAACATCATGGGCAGCGGCTTCGACCTCGACGTCACGGTGCACGCGGGTGCGGGCGCCTACATCTGCGGTGAGGAGACCGCGCTCCTCGACAGCCTCGAGGGCCGCCGCGGCCAGCCGCGCCTGAAGCCGCCGTTCCCGGCCGTCGCCGGCCTCTACGCGCGCCCGACCGTGGTCAACAACGTCGAGTCCATCGCGTCGGTGCCGCCGATCCTGCTGCACGGCTCGACGTGGTTCTCCGACATGGGCACCGAGAAGTCGCAGGGCTTCGGCATCTTCTCGCTCTCGGGTCACGTCAAGAACCCCGGCCAGTACGAGGCGCCGCTCGGCATCACCCTGCGCGAGCTGCTCGAGATGGCCGGCGGCATGCGCGACCCGCAGAAGAAGCTGAAGTTCTGGACGCCCGGTGGCTCCTCGACACCGCTGTTCACCGACGCCCACCTCGACGTGCCGCTGGACTTCGAGTCCGTCGGCGCCGCGGGGTCGATGCTCGGTACCCGCGCCCTGCAGATCTTCGACGAGACCACCTGCGTGGTGCGTGCGGTCGACCGCTGGACCGAGTTCTACAAGCACGAGTCCTGTGGCAAGTGCACCCCCTGCCGCGAGGGCACGTGGTGGCTGAAGCAGATCACCGGCCGGCTCGAGAACGGCCAGGGCAGCGAGGAGGACCTCGAGAAGCTGCTCGACATCTGCGACAACATCCTGGGCCGCTCGTTCTGCGCCCTCGGCGACGGCGCCACCTCGCCGATCACCAGCAGCATCCAGTACTTCCGCGAGGAGTACATCGCTCACCTCACAGGCGGTGGGTGCCCGTTCGACCGGGACGCCTCGTCGCTGTTCGCGAAGGACAACGTGCCCGCATGA
- the nuoL gene encoding NADH-quinone oxidoreductase subunit L, with protein sequence MSTLAAAEGTATAASGITASAWLLVALPLLGAAVLLIGGRATDKWGPVFATAMSWASFVVGFLVWIAMIGRPEAERAMQMTLFEWVPAGSFQLDAGMLVDQLSVSFVLLVTFVGSLIHVYSLGYMEHDPDKRRFFAYLNLFVAAMLLLVLADSYLLLYVGWEGVGLASYLLIGFWNHNPAYATAANKAFVVNRVGDFGLSVAIMIMFVTFGTVTFAGVSEAAGNASEATLTAIGLMLLLGATGKSAQFPLQSWLGDAMAGPTPVSALIHAATMVTAGVYLVVRSGFIFNNAPDAQLVVVIVGAITLLFGAIVGCAKDDIKKALAASTMSQIGYMMLAAGLGPVGAAFAIFHLITHGFFKAGMFLGAGSVMHGMNDQVDMRRFGGLSGAMKITWATFALGWLAILGVPPFSGFWSKDKVIEAAFIGEGWRPWVFGGAALLGAGITAFYMSRLFFMTFHGKKRWTDDVHPHESPLLMTVPMMVLAVGSGLLGLVLGPTNVFTHWLEPVVGEHGEEHPVLAVPVIMGLTLLLVAGGILLAWMRYWRDEVPVVAPAGSLATQAARRDLYQDDVNEGVFMRPGIHLTRSLVFADNRGVDGAVGGLAALVGGTSSRLRRIQNGFARSYALTMLAGVVALFAAVWVIQ encoded by the coding sequence TTGTCAACCCTCGCCGCTGCCGAAGGGACCGCCACCGCGGCCTCCGGCATCACGGCATCCGCGTGGCTGCTGGTCGCGCTGCCGCTGCTCGGTGCCGCGGTCCTGCTGATCGGCGGCCGGGCCACCGACAAGTGGGGCCCGGTCTTCGCGACCGCCATGTCGTGGGCCAGCTTCGTCGTGGGCTTCCTGGTCTGGATCGCCATGATCGGGCGGCCCGAGGCGGAGCGCGCCATGCAGATGACGCTCTTCGAGTGGGTGCCGGCGGGCTCGTTCCAGCTCGACGCCGGGATGCTGGTGGACCAGCTGTCCGTCTCGTTCGTCCTGCTGGTGACCTTCGTGGGCTCGCTGATCCACGTGTACTCGCTCGGCTACATGGAGCACGACCCGGACAAGCGCCGGTTCTTCGCCTACCTCAACCTCTTCGTCGCGGCGATGCTGCTGCTGGTGCTCGCGGACTCCTACCTGCTGCTCTACGTGGGCTGGGAGGGTGTCGGCCTGGCGTCCTACCTGCTCATCGGGTTCTGGAACCACAACCCGGCCTACGCCACAGCCGCCAACAAGGCGTTCGTGGTCAACCGCGTCGGTGACTTCGGCCTGTCGGTCGCGATCATGATCATGTTCGTCACCTTCGGCACGGTCACCTTCGCCGGGGTCTCCGAGGCGGCGGGGAACGCGAGTGAGGCGACGCTTACCGCGATCGGCCTGATGCTCCTGCTCGGCGCGACCGGCAAGTCGGCGCAGTTCCCGCTGCAGAGCTGGCTGGGCGACGCGATGGCGGGCCCGACGCCGGTCTCCGCGCTCATCCACGCGGCAACCATGGTGACCGCCGGCGTCTACCTCGTCGTGCGCAGCGGCTTCATCTTCAACAACGCCCCCGACGCCCAGCTGGTCGTCGTCATCGTGGGTGCGATCACGCTGCTCTTCGGTGCGATCGTCGGCTGCGCCAAGGACGACATCAAGAAGGCGCTGGCCGCCTCGACCATGTCGCAGATCGGCTACATGATGCTGGCCGCGGGGCTGGGCCCGGTGGGCGCGGCGTTCGCGATCTTCCACCTGATCACGCACGGCTTCTTCAAGGCCGGCATGTTCCTCGGGGCCGGCTCGGTCATGCACGGCATGAACGACCAGGTCGACATGCGCCGCTTCGGCGGCCTGTCCGGGGCCATGAAGATCACGTGGGCCACGTTCGCGCTCGGCTGGCTGGCCATCCTCGGTGTCCCGCCGTTCTCCGGCTTCTGGTCCAAGGACAAGGTCATCGAGGCCGCCTTCATCGGCGAGGGCTGGCGCCCCTGGGTCTTCGGCGGTGCCGCGCTCCTCGGCGCCGGCATCACGGCCTTCTACATGTCACGCCTGTTCTTCATGACCTTCCACGGCAAGAAGCGCTGGACCGACGACGTCCACCCGCACGAGTCGCCCCTGCTCATGACCGTGCCGATGATGGTGCTGGCCGTCGGCTCCGGCCTGCTCGGCCTCGTCCTCGGCCCCACCAACGTCTTCACCCACTGGCTCGAGCCGGTGGTGGGGGAGCACGGCGAGGAGCACCCGGTGCTCGCGGTGCCGGTCATCATGGGCCTGACGCTGTTGCTCGTCGCGGGCGGCATCCTCCTGGCCTGGATGCGCTACTGGCGTGACGAGGTCCCGGTGGTCGCCCCGGCCGGCTCGCTGGCCACGCAGGCCGCGCGCCGCGACCTCTACCAGGACGACGTCAACGAGGGCGTGTTCATGCGCCCCGGCATCCACCTGACCCGCTCGCTCGTGTTCGCGGACAACCGCGGTGTCGACGGGGCGGTCGGCGGCCTGGCCGCGCTCGTGGGCGGCACCTCGAGCCGCCTGCGGCGGATCCAGAACGGTTTTGCCCGGTCCTACGCCCTGACGATGCTCGCCGGTGTCGTCGCCCTCTTCGCTGCTGTGTGGGTGATCCAGTGA
- a CDS encoding NADH-quinone oxidoreductase subunit J, producing MTGTGEQVLFWVLGPISVLAALGLLFAKKAVHAAIGMALVMINLGVFYIANEADFLGIIQIFVYTGAVMMLFLFVLMLVGVDSSDSLVETLKGQKWASLLLAFGLGALVFLAIGKVTFGPMKGLSSVNDQTGNVSGVANLIFGRYVWVFEVTSALLITAALGAMVLAHRERIGDRPSQRAWSQRRIRDNRNVAGLPAPGVYARHNAVDTPALLPDGTPSQLSVSRVLNAREQVVTPTRHVESEHDIEHEIEEGRDR from the coding sequence ATGACGGGCACGGGCGAGCAGGTTCTCTTCTGGGTCCTCGGACCCATTTCTGTGCTGGCGGCACTCGGGCTGCTCTTCGCCAAGAAGGCCGTGCACGCCGCGATCGGCATGGCCCTGGTGATGATCAACCTCGGCGTCTTCTACATCGCCAACGAGGCCGACTTCCTCGGCATCATCCAGATCTTCGTCTACACCGGCGCGGTCATGATGCTGTTCCTGTTCGTGCTCATGCTGGTCGGCGTCGACTCCTCCGACTCCCTGGTCGAGACCCTCAAGGGCCAGAAGTGGGCGTCCCTGCTGCTGGCCTTCGGTCTCGGCGCGCTGGTCTTCCTCGCGATCGGCAAGGTCACCTTCGGTCCCATGAAGGGGCTGTCCTCGGTCAACGACCAGACGGGCAACGTCTCGGGCGTCGCCAACCTGATCTTCGGCCGGTACGTGTGGGTCTTCGAGGTCACCAGCGCGCTGCTGATCACGGCTGCCCTCGGCGCCATGGTGCTCGCCCACCGCGAGAGGATCGGCGACCGGCCGAGCCAGCGCGCCTGGTCACAGCGCCGGATCCGCGACAACCGCAACGTCGCCGGCCTGCCCGCCCCTGGGGTCTACGCCCGCCACAACGCGGTCGACACCCCCGCGCTGCTACCCGACGGGACCCCGAGCCAGCTGTCGGTCTCCCGGGTGCTCAACGCCCGCGAGCAGGTGGTCACGCCCACCCGCCACGTGGAGTCCGAGCACGACATCGAGCACGAGATCGAGGAGGGCCGGGACCGATGA
- the nuoH gene encoding NADH-quinone oxidoreductase subunit NuoH, with amino-acid sequence MSSLAFAAEALASLPAADNPHADFSDTPWWLSLVKALLVFVFLLVNTLVVIWFERRVIGRMQQRPGPNRTGPFGLLQTLADGVKLALKEDLTPKNADKVVFALAPMIAGAMAFVSFAIIPMGPMVSMFGHRTPLQLTDTPVAVLLVLAVAGVGVYGIVLAGWSSGSTYPLLGGLRSTAQVISYEIAMGLALVAIFLYSGSMSTSQIVFAQKDLWYILPAFFSFLVYVVTMVGETNRLPFDLAEGEGELTGGFHTEYSSLKFAMFFLGEYVNMFTVSALATTMFLGGWQAPPGIAAINDGMFNEGWWGLLWFVIKLWAFMFFFVWLRGSLPRVRYDQFMKFGWKFLIPVTLAWVVAVAFIRGAQLGYFGDSTVALAGREFPVATLVIVGFIAALALGVTWVWEGKQAEKQAAAEAEAPEEIDPFAGGYPVPPMPGQRLREPSLAIEKESNRA; translated from the coding sequence ATGAGCAGCCTGGCCTTCGCCGCCGAGGCCCTCGCCTCTCTACCGGCAGCCGACAATCCGCACGCCGACTTCAGCGACACGCCCTGGTGGCTGTCGCTGGTCAAGGCGCTGCTCGTCTTCGTGTTCCTGCTGGTCAACACGCTGGTCGTGATCTGGTTCGAGCGCCGCGTCATCGGCCGGATGCAGCAGCGTCCCGGCCCGAACCGCACCGGCCCCTTCGGCCTGCTGCAGACCCTCGCCGACGGCGTGAAGCTGGCCCTCAAGGAGGACCTGACGCCGAAGAACGCCGACAAGGTGGTCTTCGCACTGGCCCCCATGATCGCCGGCGCCATGGCGTTCGTGTCGTTCGCGATCATCCCCATGGGGCCGATGGTCAGCATGTTCGGCCACCGCACGCCCCTGCAGCTGACCGACACCCCCGTCGCGGTGCTGCTGGTGCTCGCCGTTGCGGGTGTCGGCGTCTACGGCATCGTTCTGGCCGGCTGGTCCTCCGGCTCGACCTACCCGCTGCTCGGTGGCCTGCGCTCGACCGCCCAGGTCATCTCCTACGAGATCGCCATGGGCCTGGCGCTGGTCGCGATCTTCCTCTACAGCGGCTCGATGTCGACCTCGCAGATCGTCTTCGCGCAGAAGGACCTCTGGTACATCCTCCCGGCGTTCTTCTCGTTCCTCGTCTACGTGGTCACCATGGTCGGCGAGACCAACCGCCTGCCCTTCGACCTCGCCGAAGGTGAGGGCGAGCTGACCGGCGGGTTCCACACCGAGTACTCCTCGCTGAAGTTCGCCATGTTCTTCCTCGGCGAGTACGTCAACATGTTCACCGTCTCGGCCCTCGCCACCACGATGTTCCTGGGCGGCTGGCAGGCGCCTCCCGGCATCGCCGCGATCAACGACGGCATGTTCAACGAGGGCTGGTGGGGCCTGCTCTGGTTCGTCATCAAGCTGTGGGCGTTCATGTTCTTCTTCGTCTGGCTGCGCGGCTCCCTGCCCCGCGTCCGCTACGACCAGTTCATGAAGTTCGGCTGGAAGTTCCTCATCCCCGTCACCCTCGCCTGGGTGGTCGCCGTCGCCTTCATCCGCGGCGCGCAGCTCGGCTACTTCGGCGACAGCACGGTCGCCCTGGCCGGACGCGAGTTCCCCGTCGCGACGCTGGTCATCGTCGGGTTCATCGCCGCGCTGGCGCTGGGCGTCACCTGGGTGTGGGAGGGCAAGCAGGCCGAGAAGCAGGCGGCCGCAGAGGCTGAGGCCCCCGAGGAGATCGACCCGTTCGCGGGTGGCTACCCGGTGCCGCCCATGCCCGGCCAGCGGCTGCGCGAGCCGTCCCTGGCCATCGAGAAGGAGAGCAACCGTGCCTGA
- a CDS encoding NADH-quinone oxidoreductase subunit G, translating into MTTTNPTTSPSAGGNAVSTGGDATIPPAVELVTLTIDGVEVSVPKNTLVIRAAEEIGVQIPRFCDHPLLEPVGACRQCLVDVAMPGPDGSLRPMPKPQASCTMTVANGMEVKTQLTSKVADKAQQGVMELLLINHPLDCPVCDKGGECPLQNQAMSNGRPVSRFEDIKRTYPKPINISSQVLLDRERCVLCARCTRFSDQIAGDPFIALVERGALQQVGIYEEKPFESYFSGNTVQICPVGALTGAAYRFRSRPFDLVSTPSVCEHCASGCDMRTDHRRGVVLRRMAWNDPAVNEEWNCDKGRWAFQYATTGDRLTMPMVRDEQGDLQVVSWPEALAAAAAGLKAARGAGVLVGGRVSAEDAYAYGKFARTVLSTNDVDFRARPHSVEEAEFLASSVVATGPDGGAVTYADLEKARAVVLVGFEPEEESPIVFLRLRKATRRNKTTVYAVAPFATRGLEKLAGHLIAAAPGTEAEVLAALADGGAGHDGAAKAAEALKGEGAVLLVGERLATVPGALSAAASLAASTGARLAWVPRRAGERGALEAGALPTLLPGGRPVADAAARQQVAEAWDVVGLPDAPGRDTAGILEAACAGEVGALVVGGVDAADLADPRTEEALAKTFVVSLELRPSSVTAVADVVLPVAAHAEKGGTFVNWEGRVRPFAAALESNAMSDYRVLDMLASELGEFLGTRTLAEVRAEMSALGPWTGERPSAPSVAAGEVPSAGDGELVLATWHHLLDQGSLQDGEPFLAGTAAKTRARVSTATAEAFGLADGDLVTVSTPSGAVTVPLEVVPGMVDHVVWLPTNSADSHVRSTLGVGAGAVVTVRKGAA; encoded by the coding sequence ATGACGACCACGAACCCCACCACCAGCCCCAGCGCGGGCGGCAACGCCGTGAGCACGGGCGGGGACGCGACGATCCCGCCGGCCGTCGAGCTGGTCACCCTCACCATCGACGGGGTCGAGGTGTCGGTCCCCAAGAACACCCTGGTGATCCGGGCCGCCGAGGAGATCGGCGTCCAGATCCCGCGGTTCTGCGACCACCCGCTGCTCGAGCCGGTCGGCGCCTGCCGCCAGTGCTTGGTCGACGTGGCGATGCCCGGCCCGGACGGGTCGCTGCGCCCCATGCCGAAGCCGCAGGCCTCGTGCACCATGACCGTGGCCAACGGCATGGAGGTCAAGACCCAGCTGACCTCGAAGGTCGCCGACAAGGCCCAGCAGGGCGTCATGGAGCTGCTGCTCATCAACCACCCGCTCGACTGCCCGGTCTGCGACAAGGGCGGCGAGTGCCCCCTGCAGAACCAGGCGATGAGCAACGGCCGCCCGGTCTCGCGCTTCGAGGACATCAAGCGCACCTACCCCAAGCCGATCAACATCTCCTCGCAGGTGCTGCTCGACCGCGAGCGCTGCGTGCTGTGCGCCCGCTGCACCCGCTTCTCCGACCAGATCGCCGGTGACCCGTTCATCGCCCTCGTCGAGCGCGGCGCCCTCCAGCAGGTCGGCATCTACGAGGAGAAGCCGTTCGAGTCCTACTTCTCCGGCAACACCGTGCAGATCTGCCCGGTCGGCGCGCTCACCGGCGCGGCCTACCGCTTCCGGTCGCGCCCGTTCGACCTGGTGTCGACCCCGAGCGTCTGCGAGCACTGCGCGTCCGGCTGCGACATGCGCACCGACCACCGCCGCGGCGTCGTGCTGCGCCGGATGGCCTGGAACGACCCGGCCGTCAACGAGGAGTGGAACTGCGACAAGGGCCGCTGGGCGTTCCAGTACGCCACCACCGGTGACCGCCTCACGATGCCGATGGTCCGCGACGAGCAGGGCGACCTGCAGGTGGTCTCCTGGCCCGAGGCCCTCGCCGCGGCCGCTGCGGGGCTGAAGGCCGCTCGCGGCGCGGGTGTGCTGGTCGGCGGTCGCGTGTCCGCCGAGGACGCCTACGCCTACGGGAAGTTCGCGCGCACCGTGCTGTCGACCAACGACGTCGACTTCCGCGCCCGGCCCCACTCCGTCGAGGAGGCCGAGTTCCTCGCCTCGTCCGTCGTGGCCACGGGCCCGGACGGAGGGGCAGTCACCTACGCCGACCTCGAGAAGGCCAGGGCCGTCGTCCTCGTGGGCTTCGAGCCCGAGGAGGAGTCGCCGATCGTCTTCCTGCGGCTGCGCAAGGCGACCCGGAGGAACAAGACCACCGTGTATGCCGTGGCGCCCTTCGCGACGCGTGGGCTCGAGAAGCTGGCCGGTCACCTCATCGCCGCCGCTCCCGGTACCGAGGCCGAGGTGCTGGCAGCCCTGGCCGACGGTGGCGCGGGCCACGACGGTGCGGCCAAGGCCGCCGAGGCCCTCAAGGGCGAGGGTGCCGTGCTGCTCGTCGGCGAGCGGCTGGCGACGGTGCCGGGTGCGCTCTCCGCTGCCGCTTCGCTCGCCGCCTCCACGGGCGCCCGCCTGGCCTGGGTGCCGCGCCGCGCCGGCGAGCGCGGGGCCCTCGAGGCCGGTGCGCTGCCCACGCTGCTGCCCGGTGGCCGGCCGGTCGCCGACGCGGCCGCCCGCCAGCAGGTCGCCGAGGCCTGGGACGTCGTCGGCCTGCCGGACGCCCCCGGCCGCGACACCGCAGGCATCCTCGAGGCCGCGTGCGCCGGTGAGGTCGGGGCCCTCGTGGTCGGTGGCGTCGACGCTGCCGACCTCGCGGACCCGCGCACCGAGGAGGCCCTGGCCAAGACCTTCGTCGTCTCCCTCGAGCTGCGCCCGTCCTCGGTGACCGCGGTCGCCGACGTCGTGCTCCCCGTCGCGGCCCACGCCGAGAAGGGCGGCACCTTCGTCAACTGGGAGGGCCGGGTCCGGCCGTTCGCGGCTGCGCTGGAATCCAACGCGATGTCCGACTACCGCGTGCTCGACATGCTCGCCAGCGAGCTCGGCGAGTTCCTCGGCACCCGCACGCTGGCCGAGGTCCGCGCCGAGATGTCCGCCCTCGGCCCGTGGACGGGCGAGCGCCCGAGCGCGCCGTCCGTCGCGGCTGGTGAGGTGCCGAGCGCCGGCGACGGCGAGCTGGTGCTCGCCACCTGGCACCACCTGCTCGACCAGGGCAGCCTGCAGGACGGCGAGCCGTTCCTGGCCGGCACCGCGGCGAAGACCCGGGCCCGCGTGTCCACCGCCACGGCGGAGGCGTTCGGCCTCGCCGACGGCGACCTGGTGACGGTCTCGACGCCCTCGGGTGCGGTCACCGTGCCACTCGAGGTCGTGCCGGGCATGGTCGACCACGTCGTCTGGCTCCCCACGAACTCCGCCGACAGCCACGTCCGCTCCACGCTGGGAGTGGGCGCCGGCGCCGTCGTCACCGTCAGGAAGGGCGCAGCATGA
- the nuoK gene encoding NADH-quinone oxidoreductase subunit NuoK, which produces MNLVNYIYLASLLFAIGGAAVLMRRNAIVVFMGVELMLNAVNLMFVTFARMQGNLDGQVIALFVMVVAAAEVVVGLAIIIAIFRARRSASVDDANLLKL; this is translated from the coding sequence ATGAACCTGGTCAACTACATCTACCTGGCGTCGCTGCTCTTCGCCATCGGCGGTGCCGCCGTGCTCATGCGCCGCAACGCCATCGTGGTCTTCATGGGCGTGGAGCTGATGCTCAACGCCGTCAACCTGATGTTCGTCACGTTCGCCCGCATGCAGGGCAACCTCGACGGCCAGGTGATCGCCCTGTTCGTGATGGTCGTGGCTGCCGCCGAGGTGGTCGTCGGCCTCGCGATCATCATCGCGATCTTCCGTGCCCGCCGGTCGGCCTCGGTCGACGACGCCAACCTGCTGAAGCTGTAG
- the nuoI gene encoding NADH-quinone oxidoreductase subunit NuoI translates to MPEQKKGGFFSDLFAPVGGFGVTFATMFRKVETEEYPEEKRPTQPRFHGRHQLNRHPDGLEKCVGCELCAWACPADAIFVEGADNTEDARFSPGERYGRVYQINYLRCIFCGLCIEACPTRALTMTNFYELADNNRGDLIFTKEQLLAPLQEGMLPPPHPMVDGMEERDYYQGKVAKATPEQQRWVEQHEATPEEGLAPTGDPVEGVDTLEHGRQATRDTTEGVRR, encoded by the coding sequence GTGCCTGAGCAGAAGAAGGGCGGCTTCTTCTCCGACCTCTTCGCACCGGTCGGCGGATTCGGCGTCACGTTCGCCACGATGTTCCGCAAGGTCGAGACCGAGGAGTACCCGGAGGAGAAGCGGCCGACCCAGCCGCGCTTCCACGGCCGCCACCAGCTCAACCGCCACCCCGACGGCCTCGAGAAGTGCGTGGGCTGCGAGCTGTGCGCGTGGGCCTGCCCGGCCGACGCCATCTTCGTCGAGGGTGCGGACAACACCGAGGACGCCCGTTTCTCCCCGGGGGAGCGCTACGGCCGCGTCTACCAGATCAACTACCTGCGCTGCATCTTCTGCGGCCTGTGCATCGAGGCCTGCCCGACGCGGGCCCTGACGATGACCAACTTCTACGAGCTGGCAGACAACAACCGCGGTGACCTCATCTTCACCAAGGAGCAGCTGCTCGCCCCGCTGCAGGAGGGCATGCTCCCGCCGCCGCACCCGATGGTCGACGGCATGGAGGAGCGCGACTACTACCAGGGCAAGGTCGCCAAGGCCACGCCCGAGCAGCAGCGCTGGGTCGAGCAGCACGAGGCGACGCCGGAGGAGGGCCTGGCGCCCACCGGCGACCCGGTCGAGGGCGTCGACACGCTCGAGCACGGCCGTCAGGCAACCCGCGACACCACTGAGGGGGTCCGCCGATGA
- the nuoE gene encoding NADH-quinone oxidoreductase subunit NuoE produces MATEFGHQTASGHLTVPAESKEPYAADVLAQLHADAEQVVARYPQKRSALLPLLHLVQSVDGYITGRGIDFCAEVLDLTRAEVSGVATFYTQYKRHPNGEYTVGVCTNTLCAVMGGDQIWEAVSEHLGIGHDETTPDGKITLERIECNAACDYAPVVMTNWEFFDNQTPESTKQLVDDLREGKPVAPTRGPSRVCSFKEVSRVLAGFHDGLADEGVGAGPASVQGLNVAREHDWRAPGDTGRASGGHREATTDGLAAGRHTSEDTPANEPDELPGGKDADGEKA; encoded by the coding sequence ATGGCCACAGAGTTCGGTCACCAGACCGCGTCCGGTCACCTCACGGTGCCGGCCGAGAGCAAGGAGCCGTATGCCGCGGACGTGCTCGCGCAGCTGCACGCTGACGCCGAGCAGGTCGTGGCGCGCTACCCGCAGAAGCGCTCGGCGCTGCTGCCGCTGCTGCACCTCGTGCAGAGCGTCGACGGCTACATCACCGGTCGCGGCATCGACTTCTGCGCGGAGGTCCTCGACCTGACCCGCGCCGAGGTCTCGGGCGTGGCGACCTTCTACACCCAGTACAAGCGCCACCCCAACGGCGAGTACACCGTGGGTGTCTGCACCAACACCCTGTGCGCCGTCATGGGCGGCGACCAGATCTGGGAGGCCGTCTCCGAGCACCTCGGCATCGGGCACGACGAGACGACCCCGGACGGCAAGATCACCCTCGAGCGCATCGAGTGCAACGCGGCGTGCGACTACGCGCCGGTGGTCATGACCAACTGGGAGTTCTTCGACAACCAGACCCCGGAGTCGACCAAGCAGCTCGTCGACGACCTGCGCGAGGGCAAGCCGGTGGCCCCCACCCGCGGCCCGAGCCGCGTGTGCTCCTTCAAGGAGGTCTCCCGGGTCCTCGCCGGCTTCCACGACGGCCTGGCCGACGAGGGCGTCGGCGCCGGTCCGGCATCCGTGCAGGGCCTGAACGTCGCCCGTGAGCACGACTGGCGGGCCCCCGGCGACACCGGCCGGGCCTCCGGTGGGCACCGGGAGGCGACCACTGACGGCTTGGCGGCCGGACGACACACCTCCGAGGACACCCCGGCCAACGAGCCCGACGAGCTGCCGGGCGGCAAGGACGCGGACGGAGAGAAGGCATGA